A genomic region of Rhipicephalus sanguineus isolate Rsan-2018 chromosome 3, BIME_Rsan_1.4, whole genome shotgun sequence contains the following coding sequences:
- the LOC119387197 gene encoding D-3-phosphoglycerate dehydrogenase isoform X1 yields MALAIKKVLISDAVDASCVKILENHGVQVTLKTDHTKPELLEAIKGYDGLIVRSATKVTSDVIKAGQSLKVIGRAGTGVDNIDCDAATRQGILVINAPGGNTLSAAELTCAMIITLSREIPAATMSLKGGKWDRKTFMGNELYGKTLAIIGLGRIGKEVALRMQSFGMKTIGFDPIVPKEVSREFGVESLSLDEIWPQADYITVHTPLIPQTKDLIGKASLQKCKKGVKIVNVARGGIVNEDDLLAALESGHCSGAGLDVFVEEPPKNTKLIEHPKVVCTPHLGANTKEAQLRVAQEIAEQFVALSKGQSVPGVVNAPSLSQTQVPENKPWADLCIALGKIAAGLVGSLASGLQVELTTKGTGLEKKGQFLSSAACIGLLNQFGQSHANFINVTVLSSDSGVKASHKHVPQAAFGEAEVALSVKSGSVGHTVVGTVSGPSLLLCSLDNATFQPVQLLSPGGMLVAIGENSPNTFAEVIGSLVKNGVSVLSASCTTGHEGKAFYLFRTGSPVKAQTQPPIAPLKFWTYISI; encoded by the exons ATGGCGTTGGCGATTAAGAAAGTTCTCATCAGCGATGCGGTGGATGCTTCCTGCGTCAAGATCCTCGAAAACCACGGGGTCCAAGTGACGCTCAAGACGGACCACACCAAGCCCGAACTTCTGGAGGCCATCAAG GGTTACGATGGGCTCATCGTACGATCGGCCACGAAAGTGACGAGCGATGTTATCAAAGCCGGGCAGTCGCTCAAGGTCATTGGACGCGCCGGCACGGGTGTCGACAACATCGACTGCGATGCTGCCACTAGACAGGGAATTCTCGTCATCAA TGCCCCTGGCGGAAATACGCTCAGTGCAGCTGAACTGACATGTGCCATGATCATCACTCTCTCAAG AGAAATTCCGGCTGCCACAATGTCTCTCAAAGGAGGCAAGTGGGACAGGAAAACATTTATGGGTAATGAGCTGTATGGGAAGACACTTGCTATCATTGGACTTGGAAGAATCGGCAAGGAAGTGGCATTAAGGATGCAGTCCTTTGGAATGAAG ACCATTGGTTTTGATCCCATTGTGCCCAAGGAAGTCTCCAGGGAGTTTGGAGTGGAGAGCCTAAGTCTTGACGAAATCTGGCCCCAAGCTGACTACATAACTGTCCACACACCTCTCATTCCACAAACTAAGG ATCTCATTGGCAAGGCTAGCTTGCAGAAGTGCAAGAAAGGTGTGAAGATTGTGAATGTTGCCAGAGGTGGCATTGTCAATGAGGATGACCTCCTGGCTGCCTTGGAGTCTGGTCATTGTAGCGGCGCTGGGCTGGATGTCTTCGTTGAA GAGCCTCCCAAGAACACCAAGCTCATTGAGCACCCCAAGGTTGTCTGCACACCTCACTTGGGTGCCAACACCAAGGAGGCCCAACTGCGTGTGGCTCAGGAGATTGCCGAGCAGTTTGTTGCCCTCTCTAAAGGACAGTCTGTTCCAGGAGTG GTGAATGCACCATCACTGTCCCAAACACAAGTTCCCGAGAACAAGCCCTGGGCAGATCTCTGCATCGCTCTGGGGAAAATTGCCGCTGGTCTGGTGGGATCTCTGGCATCTGGACTACAGGTTGAGCTGACTACAAAAG GCACTGGACTTGAGAAGAAGGGTCAGTTCCTCAGTTCCGCAGCTTGTATTGGCCTCTTGAACCAATTTGGTCAAAGCCATGCAAACTTCATCAATGTCACCGTGCTTTCATCGGATTCTGGTGTTAAG GCTTCCCACAAACATGTGCCTCAAGCAGCATTTGGCGAGGCTGAAGTTGCCCTGTCTGTGAAGAGTGGCTCTGTAGGCCACACTGTTGTGGGCACTGTGAGCGGTCCCTCCCTGCTGCTGTGTTCCCTGGACAATGCCACCTTCCAGCCTGTGCAGCTTCTTTCACCCGGCGGCATGCTGGTGGCAATAGGAGAGAACAGCCCTAACACATTTGCTGAAGTTATCG GTTCACTTGTGAAAAACGGTGTATCGGTGCTGTCGGCCTCATGTACCACTGGCCACGAAGGCAAGGCCTTCTACCTCTTCAGAACTGGCTCTCCGGTGAAGGCGCAGACCCAGCCACCAATTGCTCCACTGAAGTTCTGGACGTACATCAGCATCTAA
- the LOC119387197 gene encoding D-3-phosphoglycerate dehydrogenase isoform X3 → MALAIKKVLISDAVDASCVKILENHGVQVTLKTDHTKPELLEAIKGYDGLIVRSATKVTSDVIKAGQSLKVIGRAGTGVDNIDCDAATRQGILVINAPGGNTLSAAELTCAMIITLSREIPAATMSLKGGKWDRKTFMGNELYGKTLAIIGLGRIGKEVALRMQSFGMKTIGFDPIVPKEVSREFGVESLSLDEIWPQADYITVHTPLIPQTKDLIGKASLQKCKKGVKIVNVARGGIVNEDDLLAALESGHCSGAGLDVFVEEPPKNTKLIEHPKVVCTPHLGANTKEAQLRVAQEIAEQFVALSKGQSVPGVVNAPSLSQTQVPENKPWADLCIALGKIAAGLVGSLASGLQVELTTKGTGLEKKGQFLSSAACIGLLNQFGQSHANFINVTVLSSDSGVKASHKHVPQAAFGEAEVALSVKSGSVGHTVVGTVSGPSLLLCSLDNATFQPVQLLSPGGMLVAIGENSPNTFAEVIGSLVKNGVSVLSASCTTGHEGKAFYLFRTGSPVKAQTQPPIAPLKFWTYISI, encoded by the exons GGTTACGATGGGCTCATCGTACGATCGGCCACGAAAGTGACGAGCGATGTTATCAAAGCCGGGCAGTCGCTCAAGGTCATTGGACGCGCCGGCACGGGTGTCGACAACATCGACTGCGATGCTGCCACTAGACAGGGAATTCTCGTCATCAA TGCCCCTGGCGGAAATACGCTCAGTGCAGCTGAACTGACATGTGCCATGATCATCACTCTCTCAAG AGAAATTCCGGCTGCCACAATGTCTCTCAAAGGAGGCAAGTGGGACAGGAAAACATTTATGGGTAATGAGCTGTATGGGAAGACACTTGCTATCATTGGACTTGGAAGAATCGGCAAGGAAGTGGCATTAAGGATGCAGTCCTTTGGAATGAAG ACCATTGGTTTTGATCCCATTGTGCCCAAGGAAGTCTCCAGGGAGTTTGGAGTGGAGAGCCTAAGTCTTGACGAAATCTGGCCCCAAGCTGACTACATAACTGTCCACACACCTCTCATTCCACAAACTAAGG ATCTCATTGGCAAGGCTAGCTTGCAGAAGTGCAAGAAAGGTGTGAAGATTGTGAATGTTGCCAGAGGTGGCATTGTCAATGAGGATGACCTCCTGGCTGCCTTGGAGTCTGGTCATTGTAGCGGCGCTGGGCTGGATGTCTTCGTTGAA GAGCCTCCCAAGAACACCAAGCTCATTGAGCACCCCAAGGTTGTCTGCACACCTCACTTGGGTGCCAACACCAAGGAGGCCCAACTGCGTGTGGCTCAGGAGATTGCCGAGCAGTTTGTTGCCCTCTCTAAAGGACAGTCTGTTCCAGGAGTG GTGAATGCACCATCACTGTCCCAAACACAAGTTCCCGAGAACAAGCCCTGGGCAGATCTCTGCATCGCTCTGGGGAAAATTGCCGCTGGTCTGGTGGGATCTCTGGCATCTGGACTACAGGTTGAGCTGACTACAAAAG GCACTGGACTTGAGAAGAAGGGTCAGTTCCTCAGTTCCGCAGCTTGTATTGGCCTCTTGAACCAATTTGGTCAAAGCCATGCAAACTTCATCAATGTCACCGTGCTTTCATCGGATTCTGGTGTTAAG GCTTCCCACAAACATGTGCCTCAAGCAGCATTTGGCGAGGCTGAAGTTGCCCTGTCTGTGAAGAGTGGCTCTGTAGGCCACACTGTTGTGGGCACTGTGAGCGGTCCCTCCCTGCTGCTGTGTTCCCTGGACAATGCCACCTTCCAGCCTGTGCAGCTTCTTTCACCCGGCGGCATGCTGGTGGCAATAGGAGAGAACAGCCCTAACACATTTGCTGAAGTTATCG GTTCACTTGTGAAAAACGGTGTATCGGTGCTGTCGGCCTCATGTACCACTGGCCACGAAGGCAAGGCCTTCTACCTCTTCAGAACTGGCTCTCCGGTGAAGGCGCAGACCCAGCCACCAATTGCTCCACTGAAGTTCTGGACGTACATCAGCATCTAA